In a genomic window of Chaetodon trifascialis isolate fChaTrf1 chromosome 8, fChaTrf1.hap1, whole genome shotgun sequence:
- the ssuh2rs1 gene encoding protein SSUH2 homolog isoform X1 — protein sequence MQHSWVGNEKSQNRTYGVANPGYVPAAEGAPAMFAPPAADSQGPSAPPANMFDSMPGYEGTVAGGGGGFLPPPMPAYPVPQPEPGPEQPHWNIPSINEDTAREAFALFASSKCCYSSAPAKDGVITSMEAFNTYRYRLETFTETRSTEWSQEPYHGQSVDAFAQTPPGPWDIPAQAPSFFMDGKQSVKVPYTSSVKPCHVCVGIGRKPCKDCAGAGNKVCWVCNGSGFRHGEDRCNHCNGRGRENCSHCNGQGSKQCDTCRGKQQLLVYIKLTVKWTNNIDHYVVEQSSGLQVDNLSKVSGKELFRDSQYMVYPVMGFPDPTVVSASQRLVNEHQGKFSQTSRILQQRQTIELIPVTKVTYSWKGKSHLYFVYGNEFKVSADNYPATCCCTVM from the exons ATGCAGCATTCGTGGGTGGGGAATGAGAAAAG TCAGAACCGCACTTATGGAGTGGCCAACCCCGGTTATGTACCAGCAGCAGAGGGGGCACCCG CAATGTTCGCCCCACCCGCGGCTGATTCCCAGGGCCCGAGCGCTCCTCCGGCCAACATGTTTGACAGCATGCCTGGCTATGAAGGAACGGTGGCGGGAGGAGGAG GTGGATTTCTTCCCCCTCCCATGCCAGCTTACCCAGTTCCTCAGCCTGAGCCTGGACCAGAGCAACCACATTGGAA TATCCCATCTATAAATGAAGATACAGCCCGGGAGGCGTTTGCTCTGTTTGCCTCCAGCAAGTGCTGCTACAGCTCAGCACCAGCAAAGGATGGTGTGATCACCAGCATGGAGGCATTCAATACCTACAGG TACCGCCTGGAAACCTTCACTGAAACAAGATCTACGGAGTGGAGTCAGGAGCCATATCACG GCCAGTCAGTGGATGCCTTCGCCCAAACACCTCCAGGGCCTTGGGATATTCCTGCTCAAGCCCCCAGCTTTTTCATGGATGGCAAACAGAGTGTCAAGGTTCCCTACACATCATCTGTGAAG CCCTGCCACGTTTGTGTGGGAATTGGAAGAAAACCTTGCAAAGACTGTGCCGGTGCTGGCAAT AAAGTTTGTTGGGTCTGCAATGGATCTGGTTTCCGCCACGGAGAAGATCGATGCAACCACTGCAatggcagagggagggaaaa TTGCAGCCACTGTAACGGACAAGGATCGAAACAATGTGACACATGCCgtggaaaacagcagcttctGGTCTACATCAAGCTCACTGTGAAATG GACTAACAACATTGATCACTATGTTGTGGAGCAGTCAAGTGGACTGCAGGTGGACAACCTCAGCAAGGTTTCTGGCAAGGAGCTTTTCAGAGACTCTCAGTACATG GTGTACCCAGTGATGGGCTTCCCTGACCCTACAGTGGTGAGTGCCTCACAGCGCCTGGTCAATGAACACCAGGGCAAGTTCTCCCAGACATCACGCATTCTACAACAG cgtCAAACCATAGAGCTGATCCCTGTCACCAAGGTGACCTACTCATGGAAAGGGAAATCACACCTTTACTTTGTTTATGGGAATGAGTTCAAAGTTAGTGCAGATAACTATCCTgctacctgctgctgcactgtcaTGTAA
- the ssuh2rs1 gene encoding protein SSUH2 homolog isoform X3, translated as MENTESQAMFAPPAADSQGPSAPPANMFDSMPGYEGTVAGGGGGFLPPPMPAYPVPQPEPGPEQPHWNIPSINEDTAREAFALFASSKCCYSSAPAKDGVITSMEAFNTYRYRLETFTETRSTEWSQEPYHGQSVDAFAQTPPGPWDIPAQAPSFFMDGKQSVKVPYTSSVKPCHVCVGIGRKPCKDCAGAGNKVCWVCNGSGFRHGEDRCNHCNGRGRENCSHCNGQGSKQCDTCRGKQQLLVYIKLTVKWTNNIDHYVVEQSSGLQVDNLSKVSGKELFRDSQYMVYPVMGFPDPTVVSASQRLVNEHQGKFSQTSRILQQRQTIELIPVTKVTYSWKGKSHLYFVYGNEFKVSADNYPATCCCTVM; from the exons atggaaaacacagagagccaAG CAATGTTCGCCCCACCCGCGGCTGATTCCCAGGGCCCGAGCGCTCCTCCGGCCAACATGTTTGACAGCATGCCTGGCTATGAAGGAACGGTGGCGGGAGGAGGAG GTGGATTTCTTCCCCCTCCCATGCCAGCTTACCCAGTTCCTCAGCCTGAGCCTGGACCAGAGCAACCACATTGGAA TATCCCATCTATAAATGAAGATACAGCCCGGGAGGCGTTTGCTCTGTTTGCCTCCAGCAAGTGCTGCTACAGCTCAGCACCAGCAAAGGATGGTGTGATCACCAGCATGGAGGCATTCAATACCTACAGG TACCGCCTGGAAACCTTCACTGAAACAAGATCTACGGAGTGGAGTCAGGAGCCATATCACG GCCAGTCAGTGGATGCCTTCGCCCAAACACCTCCAGGGCCTTGGGATATTCCTGCTCAAGCCCCCAGCTTTTTCATGGATGGCAAACAGAGTGTCAAGGTTCCCTACACATCATCTGTGAAG CCCTGCCACGTTTGTGTGGGAATTGGAAGAAAACCTTGCAAAGACTGTGCCGGTGCTGGCAAT AAAGTTTGTTGGGTCTGCAATGGATCTGGTTTCCGCCACGGAGAAGATCGATGCAACCACTGCAatggcagagggagggaaaa TTGCAGCCACTGTAACGGACAAGGATCGAAACAATGTGACACATGCCgtggaaaacagcagcttctGGTCTACATCAAGCTCACTGTGAAATG GACTAACAACATTGATCACTATGTTGTGGAGCAGTCAAGTGGACTGCAGGTGGACAACCTCAGCAAGGTTTCTGGCAAGGAGCTTTTCAGAGACTCTCAGTACATG GTGTACCCAGTGATGGGCTTCCCTGACCCTACAGTGGTGAGTGCCTCACAGCGCCTGGTCAATGAACACCAGGGCAAGTTCTCCCAGACATCACGCATTCTACAACAG cgtCAAACCATAGAGCTGATCCCTGTCACCAAGGTGACCTACTCATGGAAAGGGAAATCACACCTTTACTTTGTTTATGGGAATGAGTTCAAAGTTAGTGCAGATAACTATCCTgctacctgctgctgcactgtcaTGTAA
- the ssuh2rs1 gene encoding protein SSUH2 homolog isoform X2, which translates to MENQPILNQNRTYGVANPGYVPAAEGAPAMFAPPAADSQGPSAPPANMFDSMPGYEGTVAGGGGGFLPPPMPAYPVPQPEPGPEQPHWNIPSINEDTAREAFALFASSKCCYSSAPAKDGVITSMEAFNTYRYRLETFTETRSTEWSQEPYHGQSVDAFAQTPPGPWDIPAQAPSFFMDGKQSVKVPYTSSVKPCHVCVGIGRKPCKDCAGAGNKVCWVCNGSGFRHGEDRCNHCNGRGRENCSHCNGQGSKQCDTCRGKQQLLVYIKLTVKWTNNIDHYVVEQSSGLQVDNLSKVSGKELFRDSQYMVYPVMGFPDPTVVSASQRLVNEHQGKFSQTSRILQQRQTIELIPVTKVTYSWKGKSHLYFVYGNEFKVSADNYPATCCCTVM; encoded by the exons ATGGAGAATCAGCCTATACTGAA TCAGAACCGCACTTATGGAGTGGCCAACCCCGGTTATGTACCAGCAGCAGAGGGGGCACCCG CAATGTTCGCCCCACCCGCGGCTGATTCCCAGGGCCCGAGCGCTCCTCCGGCCAACATGTTTGACAGCATGCCTGGCTATGAAGGAACGGTGGCGGGAGGAGGAG GTGGATTTCTTCCCCCTCCCATGCCAGCTTACCCAGTTCCTCAGCCTGAGCCTGGACCAGAGCAACCACATTGGAA TATCCCATCTATAAATGAAGATACAGCCCGGGAGGCGTTTGCTCTGTTTGCCTCCAGCAAGTGCTGCTACAGCTCAGCACCAGCAAAGGATGGTGTGATCACCAGCATGGAGGCATTCAATACCTACAGG TACCGCCTGGAAACCTTCACTGAAACAAGATCTACGGAGTGGAGTCAGGAGCCATATCACG GCCAGTCAGTGGATGCCTTCGCCCAAACACCTCCAGGGCCTTGGGATATTCCTGCTCAAGCCCCCAGCTTTTTCATGGATGGCAAACAGAGTGTCAAGGTTCCCTACACATCATCTGTGAAG CCCTGCCACGTTTGTGTGGGAATTGGAAGAAAACCTTGCAAAGACTGTGCCGGTGCTGGCAAT AAAGTTTGTTGGGTCTGCAATGGATCTGGTTTCCGCCACGGAGAAGATCGATGCAACCACTGCAatggcagagggagggaaaa TTGCAGCCACTGTAACGGACAAGGATCGAAACAATGTGACACATGCCgtggaaaacagcagcttctGGTCTACATCAAGCTCACTGTGAAATG GACTAACAACATTGATCACTATGTTGTGGAGCAGTCAAGTGGACTGCAGGTGGACAACCTCAGCAAGGTTTCTGGCAAGGAGCTTTTCAGAGACTCTCAGTACATG GTGTACCCAGTGATGGGCTTCCCTGACCCTACAGTGGTGAGTGCCTCACAGCGCCTGGTCAATGAACACCAGGGCAAGTTCTCCCAGACATCACGCATTCTACAACAG cgtCAAACCATAGAGCTGATCCCTGTCACCAAGGTGACCTACTCATGGAAAGGGAAATCACACCTTTACTTTGTTTATGGGAATGAGTTCAAAGTTAGTGCAGATAACTATCCTgctacctgctgctgcactgtcaTGTAA
- the rpl32 gene encoding large ribosomal subunit protein eL32, which produces MAALRPLTKPKIVKKRTKKFIRHQSDRYVKIAKNWRKPRGIDNRVRRRFKGQMLMPNIGYGSNKKTKYMLPTGFKKFLVHNVKELEVLMMSNKTHCAEIAHNVSSKNRKLIVERAAQLAIKITNPNARLRSEENE; this is translated from the exons ATGGCAGCCCTCAGGCCCCTCACAAAGCCCAAAATTGTGAAGAAGCGAACCAAGAAGTTCATTCGCCATCAATCTGACAGATATGTGAAGATTGCG AAAAACTGGCGTAAGCCCAGAGGTATTGATAACAGGGTCCGCAGGCGGTTCAAGGGGCAGATGCTGATGCCTAACATCGGTTATGGTAGCAACAAGAAGACCAAGTACATGCTGCCCACTGGCTTCAAGAAGTTCCTGGTCCACAATGTCAAGGAACTTGAGGTCCTGATGATGAGTAACAA GACTCACTGTGCTGAGATCGCCCACAACGTGTCCTCCAAGAACAGGAAGCTGATCGTGGAGAGGGCAGCTCAGCTGGCCATCAAGATCACCAACCCCAACGCCAGGCTCAGGAGTGAGGAGAACGAATAA